In Xyrauchen texanus isolate HMW12.3.18 chromosome 32, RBS_HiC_50CHRs, whole genome shotgun sequence, the following proteins share a genomic window:
- the brk1 gene encoding probable protein BRICK1, with protein sequence MAGQEDPVQREIHQDWANREYIEVITSSIKKIADFLNSFDMSCRSRLATLNEKLTALERRIEYIEARVTKGETLT encoded by the exons ATGGCCGGACAGGAAGATCCAGTGCAAAGAGAAATTCACCAAGACTGGGCTAATCGGGAATACATCGAAGTGATCACCAGCAGCATTAAGAAAATAGCCGATTTCCTCAATTCCTTCG ATATGTCCTGCAGATCCCGTTTAGCCACTTTAAATGAGAAACTTACTGCGCTGGAGAGGAGGATTGAGTATATAGAAGCCAGA GTCACAAAAGGGGAAACTTTGACTTAA
- the gpx1a gene encoding glutathione peroxidase 1a, translating into MAGAVKKFYDLSAKLLSGEVLNFASLKGKVVLIENVASLUGTTVRDYTQMNELHSRYADQGLVILGAPCNQFGHQENCKDEEILLSLKYVRPGNGFEPKFQLLEKLEVNGQNAHPLFMFLKEKLPQPSDDSISLMTDPKFIIWNPVNRNDISWNFEKFLIGPDGEPLKRYSRRFITIDIEADIQALLSRAK; encoded by the exons ATGGCAGGGGCCGTGAAGAAGTTTTACGATCTGTCCGCCAAACTTTTGTCTGGGGAAGTGCTGAATTTTGCCTCGCTGAAAGGAAAAGTTGTGCTTATTGAAAATGTAGCGTCGCTCTGAGGCACAACAGTCAGGGACTACACTCAGATGAACGAGCTCCACAGCCGCTATGCGGATCAGGGGCTGGTTATCCTGGGTGCTCCCTGCAACCAGTTTGGACATCAG GAGAACTGCAAGGATGAAGAAATCCTGCTCTCTCTGAAATACGTCCGTCCTGGAAATGGCTTCGAGCCCAAATTCCAGCTTCTGGAGAAGCTGGAAGTAAATGGTCAGAATGCCCACCCTTTGTTCATGTTCCTCAAAGAGAAGCTGCCTCAGCCAAGTGACGACTCCATTTCCCTGATGACTGATCCCAAATTCATCATCTGGAATCCCGTGAACAGGAATGACATCTCTTGGAACTTTGAGAAGTTCTTGATTGGACCGGATGGAGAACCACTGAAGCGCTACAGCCGCAGGTTCATCACCATCGACATTGAGGCCGACATCCAAGCGCTTCTCAGCAGGGCGAAGTAA
- the setmar gene encoding histone-lysine N-methyltransferase SETMAR: MYNSEGLLNQQQEEGGYSRPVFECNALCACSNSFQKHVVQNGIKVCLGVFSTKDKGLGWRLERLPCGRFVCEYAGEIIGPREACHRQLSQTPNDMNYIIAVQEHSGGDRVTQMFLDSVCVGNVGRFINHSCQPNLLMVLVRVHSLLLRLALFVNRHIEKCEELTFDYVVGLNSNTNEQKWDRVSSKTQTWPAGGKIQGEKPVIVGLRTVKDFYH, translated from the coding sequence ATGTACAACAGCGAGGGACTTCTAAACCAGCAACAAGAGGAGGGCGGCTACAGCAGGCCTGTGTTTGAGTGCAATGCCTTATGTGCCTGCAGCAATTCCTTCCAAAAACATGTGGTCCAAAATGGGATCAAGGTCTGCCTTGGTGTCTTCAGCACCAAGGACAAAGGCTTGGGGTGGAGACTAGAACGCCTCCCTTGTGGCCGCTTTGTGTGCGAGTACGCAGGGGAAATCATCGGGCCTCGTGAGGCATGTCACCGCCAGCTGTCCCAGACTCCCAATGATATGAATTACATTATCGCTGTTCAGGAGCACAGTGGAGGAGACAGGGTCACCCAGATGTTTTTAGACTCTGTGTGTGTGGGAAATGTGGGAAGGTTCATCAACCACTCGTGCCAGCCCAACCTGCTCATGGTGCTGGTACGCGTGCACTCACTGTTGCTCAGACTCGCTCTGTTTGTGAACCGACATATAGAGAAGTGTGAAGAACTGACCTTTGACTATGTTGTTGGACTCAACAGCAACACAAATGAACAGAAATGGGATAGAGTGTCAAGCAAGACTCAGACATGGCCTGCTGGTGGAaaaatacaaggagaaaagcctGTTATTGTGGGGCTTCGAACTGTTAAAGATTTTTACCATTAG